From Streptomyces durmitorensis, a single genomic window includes:
- a CDS encoding carbohydrate ABC transporter permease has translation MASANAGGTPNVALPPDPKPRKSVTGTRKSVAVLFLAPALVLLGALVLYPIGYSVFRSFFDKSGDFTAFGNYKTLFTDDTILTAIKNNAIWVVVAPTVATGLGLIFAVLTERIRWGTAFKLVIFMPMAISMLAAGIIFRLVYESDPERGVANAVFVGVHDTFAESSAFPQAHPSTESPLKSAGGGAFVTREAVSAGTPVALPLTGVAPDNMPDDAESATAAKPDPDKVTGTAWQDFTRGKGRGEVNAPDKAEFGYAGITVEAVKDGKVVASAEAAGDGTFALPKEADGAQLRFPASNFREPYNGVDWLGPSLITPAVIGSYLWIWVGFAMVLIAAGLASVPRELLEAARVDGANEWQVFRRITVPILAPVLAVVAVTLMINVLKIFDLIFIIAPNSSKDDANVLALQLYNSAFLDKDSGVASAIAVLLFLLVIPVMLFNVRRLRREARR, from the coding sequence GTGGCGTCCGCGAACGCCGGGGGCACGCCGAACGTGGCGCTGCCCCCGGATCCGAAACCGCGCAAGAGCGTGACCGGTACGCGCAAATCCGTGGCGGTGCTCTTCCTCGCACCCGCCCTGGTGCTGCTCGGCGCGCTCGTCCTCTACCCCATCGGGTACTCCGTCTTCCGCAGCTTCTTCGACAAGTCGGGCGACTTCACGGCGTTCGGCAACTACAAGACCCTGTTCACGGACGACACCATCCTCACCGCGATCAAGAACAACGCGATCTGGGTGGTGGTCGCCCCGACGGTCGCGACCGGTCTCGGCCTGATCTTCGCCGTGCTCACCGAACGCATCCGCTGGGGCACGGCGTTCAAGCTGGTCATCTTCATGCCGATGGCGATCTCGATGCTCGCGGCAGGCATCATCTTCCGGCTCGTGTACGAGTCGGACCCCGAACGGGGTGTGGCCAACGCCGTCTTCGTGGGGGTGCACGACACGTTCGCCGAGTCGTCCGCCTTCCCGCAGGCGCATCCCAGTACGGAGTCACCGCTGAAGTCGGCGGGCGGCGGCGCCTTCGTCACGCGCGAGGCGGTGAGCGCGGGCACTCCGGTGGCCCTGCCGCTGACCGGTGTCGCGCCGGACAACATGCCGGACGACGCCGAGTCCGCCACGGCCGCGAAGCCGGACCCCGACAAGGTCACCGGCACGGCCTGGCAGGACTTCACGCGCGGCAAGGGGCGGGGCGAGGTCAACGCCCCGGACAAGGCCGAGTTCGGCTACGCCGGGATCACGGTCGAGGCCGTCAAGGACGGCAAGGTCGTGGCATCGGCCGAGGCCGCGGGCGACGGCACCTTCGCGCTCCCCAAGGAAGCCGACGGGGCCCAACTACGCTTCCCCGCATCGAACTTCCGCGAGCCGTACAACGGCGTGGACTGGCTCGGCCCGTCCCTCATCACGCCCGCGGTCATCGGCTCGTACCTGTGGATCTGGGTGGGCTTCGCGATGGTCCTGATCGCGGCCGGTCTGGCCAGCGTGCCGCGTGAACTCCTGGAGGCCGCCCGCGTGGACGGCGCCAACGAGTGGCAGGTGTTCCGCAGGATCACGGTGCCGATCCTCGCGCCGGTGCTCGCGGTGGTGGCGGTCACGCTCATGATCAACGTACTGAAGATCTTCGACCTGATCTTCATCATCGCGCCGAACTCCTCGAAGGACGACGCGAACGTCCTGGCGCTCCAGCTCTACAACTCCGCGTTCCTCGACAAGGATTCGGGCGTGGCGAGCGCGATCGCCGTGCTGCTCTTCCTCCTCGTGATCCCGGTGATGCTCTTCAACGTGCGGCGACTTCGACGGGAGGCTCGGCGATGA
- a CDS encoding ABC transporter substrate-binding protein, with protein sequence MRSSLRTRRAPQHRRTTAKFAAACVAGALALTVTACGGDDSGDKDGGDKDGGKESAAAVQLPKLDGQTVSVAAVWGGSERKVFLKVLDEFEKRTGAKVTFVPAQDPIISFLESKVAGGQPPDVAMLPQVGAIEQAVENKWAKPVGPEAQKQLDKNYSQGWQDLGAVDDKQYGVYFKAANKSLIWYNTQVFDNAGAKAPKTWADFMKTAQTVYDSGVPPISVAGADGWTLTDWFENIYLSQAGPEKYDDLAEHEIKWTDPSVKEALTTLGEVFGKKGFVAGGADGALQTEFPASVKQTFTGGDQPKAGMVFEGDMVSLPISETKAEIGTDAKVFPFPAVGNESPAVVGGDAAVALKDSKGAQALLTFLASPDSAKIWAEAGGFVSPNKSLDLAAYPNDVQRGIAKALIAAGDDIRYDMSDQAPQAFGGTPGKGEWKALQDFLKNPKDVEGTQKALETAAAKAYKD encoded by the coding sequence ATGCGCAGCAGTCTTCGTACACGCAGGGCACCGCAACACCGGCGTACCACAGCCAAATTCGCCGCGGCATGCGTCGCGGGCGCGCTCGCGCTCACCGTCACCGCATGCGGCGGGGACGACAGCGGCGACAAGGACGGCGGGGACAAGGACGGCGGCAAGGAGAGCGCCGCCGCCGTTCAACTGCCCAAGCTGGACGGGCAGACGGTCTCCGTCGCCGCCGTATGGGGCGGCTCGGAGCGGAAGGTCTTCCTCAAGGTTCTCGACGAGTTCGAGAAGCGGACCGGGGCCAAGGTCACCTTCGTACCCGCCCAGGACCCGATCATCAGCTTCCTGGAGTCGAAGGTCGCGGGCGGTCAGCCGCCGGACGTCGCGATGCTTCCGCAGGTCGGCGCGATCGAGCAGGCCGTGGAGAACAAGTGGGCCAAGCCGGTCGGGCCCGAGGCGCAGAAGCAGCTCGACAAGAACTACTCGCAGGGCTGGCAGGATCTCGGGGCCGTCGACGACAAGCAGTACGGCGTGTACTTCAAGGCCGCCAACAAGTCCCTGATCTGGTACAACACCCAGGTCTTCGACAACGCGGGCGCCAAGGCGCCCAAGACCTGGGCCGACTTCATGAAGACGGCCCAGACCGTGTACGACTCCGGCGTGCCGCCGATCTCGGTCGCGGGCGCCGACGGCTGGACCCTCACCGACTGGTTCGAGAACATCTACCTCTCGCAGGCGGGCCCGGAGAAGTACGACGATCTCGCGGAGCACGAGATCAAGTGGACGGACCCCTCCGTGAAGGAGGCGCTGACCACGCTCGGTGAGGTCTTCGGCAAGAAGGGCTTCGTCGCGGGCGGCGCGGACGGCGCGCTGCAGACCGAGTTCCCCGCCTCCGTGAAGCAGACCTTCACCGGCGGCGACCAGCCCAAGGCGGGCATGGTCTTCGAGGGCGACATGGTCTCGCTGCCGATATCGGAGACGAAGGCCGAGATCGGCACGGACGCCAAGGTGTTCCCGTTCCCCGCGGTCGGCAATGAGTCCCCCGCGGTCGTCGGCGGTGACGCCGCCGTGGCGCTCAAGGACAGCAAGGGCGCCCAGGCGCTGCTCACCTTCCTCGCGTCGCCGGACTCGGCCAAGATCTGGGCGGAGGCGGGCGGCTTCGTCTCGCCGAACAAGAGCCTCGATCTGGCGGCGTACCCGAACGACGTGCAGCGGGGCATCGCCAAGGCGCTGATCGCGGCGGGCGACGACATCCGCTACGACATGTCCGACCAGGCCCCGCAGGCCTTCGGCGGCACGCCGGGCAAGGGTGAGTGGAAGGCGCTGCAGGACTTCCTGAAGAACCCGAAGGACGTCGAGGGCACGCAGAAGGCGCTGGAGACGGCCGCCGCCAAGGCCTACAAGGACTGA
- a CDS encoding carbohydrate ABC transporter permease, whose amino-acid sequence MTTQVEVVKAKQSLGGRIASVLSGSLVRAFLAVIALFWLVPTVGLLLGSLRSSADMAESGWWKVFSTPSQMTLDNYTNLLKDETITDSILSSIMITVPATLLVVIIGSLAGYAFAWMEFPGRDWWFIGVVGLLVVPVQVALLPVSKIFGAIGIFETTAGVVVFHVAFGLPFAIFLLRNFFAEIPRELLEAARLDGAGELRLFFRVVMPLGAPAIASLGIFQFLWVWNDMLIALIFADSESPPITVALQQQVRSFGDNVQILAPGAFISMVIPLAVFFAFQRQFVSGVMAGAVK is encoded by the coding sequence ATGACCACCCAAGTCGAAGTGGTGAAGGCGAAGCAGTCGCTGGGCGGGCGGATCGCGTCCGTCCTCAGCGGCAGCCTCGTACGCGCCTTTCTCGCCGTCATCGCGCTCTTCTGGCTGGTGCCGACGGTCGGTCTGCTGCTCGGCTCGCTGCGCAGCTCGGCCGACATGGCGGAGAGCGGCTGGTGGAAGGTCTTCTCCACGCCTTCGCAGATGACGCTCGACAACTACACGAACCTGCTCAAGGACGAGACGATCACCGACTCGATCCTGTCCAGCATCATGATCACCGTCCCGGCGACGCTGCTCGTCGTGATCATCGGGTCCCTCGCGGGATATGCCTTCGCGTGGATGGAGTTCCCGGGGCGCGACTGGTGGTTCATCGGCGTCGTCGGGCTGCTCGTGGTGCCGGTGCAGGTGGCGCTGCTCCCGGTGTCGAAGATCTTCGGTGCGATCGGCATCTTCGAGACGACGGCCGGTGTGGTCGTCTTCCACGTGGCCTTCGGCCTGCCGTTCGCGATCTTCCTCCTGCGGAACTTCTTCGCGGAGATCCCCCGCGAACTCCTGGAGGCGGCACGCCTGGACGGAGCCGGTGAACTGCGGCTCTTCTTCCGGGTCGTGATGCCGCTCGGCGCGCCCGCGATCGCCTCGCTCGGCATCTTCCAGTTCCTCTGGGTCTGGAACGACATGCTGATCGCGCTGATCTTCGCCGACTCCGAGAGCCCGCCGATCACGGTCGCGCTCCAGCAGCAGGTGCGGTCCTTCGGTGACAACGTGCAGATCCTGGCGCCCGGCGCGTTCATCTCGATGGTGATCCCGCTGGCCGTGTTCTTCGCGTTCCAGCGGCAGTTCGTGTCCGGCGTGATGGCGGGCGCGGTCAAGTAG